Genomic segment of Saprospiraceae bacterium:
TTGCTTATCTGCAAGTGCAGAAGTATTATGAAGATGCCACAGGACTAAAGGCAGACCCAAGCTGCAAAGATGTTACAAGGCTTTGTTTTATGGAGCCACGACCCAAACGCATACAGAACCATCCAAAACGAGAAATTCATTGTGGCTTTGCCCCAATTCATTCAAGAACAACAATCGCAAACGCCTACGGCTATTGCTCCAATTGTTCCAATAGAAACGGCAGAACCCGAAGACCTCAACATTACATTTTTATTCAATCAACAAATTCAATTCACAAACCAAAAAGCATCATACACCGATGGAAACAGAAATAATTATATTTATCTGCTTGCTTCTAATTGCAACAGAGTTGGTTTATCGCAATCCGATACTGAAATACTATGTACAGAGCATTTTGATTTATCTGAAAGAGAAATTAAGACTGCCGTAAATAGCGCCTATTACACTACACCCAAGAACAAAAAAAGTTTGAACCAAAGCAAAGGCAACGGATCAAGAGGAAACCACAGCCCGAAGAACAAATGCCTACTTTGCCCCGGATGCAATGTTTGACACAATACCAGAGTTTTTAAAACACATTACACAAGTAGCCACCACCAAGAGAGGAAAGGGATATTTTATTGTTGGGTTCATTGGTTACGCTAAGTGTGGCATTCCAAACTCATTGGTAAGTATGGCGACAATCCAGTTAATACAAACCTGTTCATTTTCATTTCGCCAAAGCATCAGCAGGGAAAGGCATTTTAATTCATTGCCGAAAATTGGTTGAACCCATCCACTTAGCATTAAGAAAACCAAACCAAAATAATGAAGCAACAGTTTGAGGTGGATATGCAAGAATACAACGCTAACAAGGGCAAAGATGCCAACACCGAAAACCGCAGAAACCTCCTCAAAAAATGTTGTTCATTCCAGCCAATAACAGTGCAACAGGCTTTTAGAAATATTAGGAGATAGCGATAAAAAGAGGGCTAACTTTTGAAACAGGGTGATACCTTTCTAAAGCATTTAAAGCGATTACGGAGACTTTAGCGATGGTTTTTGCAATGCTTTTCAACACGAACCTATCTCATATTATCAAAGAACAGATAAAGAATATGTAGAAATTGATTGACCTTGTTTATCAGCTTTACTTTCAGGTACATCCAAGCAAATTCCAAACCTCATTCCAAATGCTGAAAATGGTTTGTTCACCCGTTTTATGTTCTATGTAATGAATATGAAATTGATTTGAAAGATGTTTGCATCTAAAACCGAAAACGGTTTAGATGTGCATTTTGAAAAGCTGGGTCACGACTTTTACACTTTGTACCAAACTTTACAAGCCAATCCAGAAGTACACTTTACTTTGACACCATCACAGCAATTTCAATTCAATTCATTCTTTGAAAAAATGCAAACCCTGTATGTCAATATCCAGGAAGAGGAGATTATAAGTTCAGTAAGGCGTTTAGGATTGATTGCCTACCGTATAATGATGATTTTTTCAGCACTCCGAATTATGGAAGATGGAAACATAGAACAGAACCTTTATTGCAACGATAC
This window contains:
- a CDS encoding DUF3987 domain-containing protein, with amino-acid sequence MFASKTENGLDVHFEKLGHDFYTLYQTLQANPEVHFTLTPSQQFQFNSFFEKMQTLYVNIQEEEIISSVRRLGLIAYRIMMIFSALRIMEDGNIEQNLYCNDTDFQNTLDMITILVKHSSYIYSQVAQETYKPKPKHKKEMFLENLPYHFNRQTYVATAQSLGITDKSAHRYIKEFKDADIIQYDGHDQYTNPNAKNPQ